Proteins encoded by one window of Homo sapiens chromosome 10, GRCh38.p14 Primary Assembly:
- the GLRX3 gene encoding glutaredoxin-3 isoform 2 (isoform 2 is encoded by transcript variant 3), translating into MLFMKGTPQEPRCGFSKQMVEILHKHNIQFSSFDIFSDEEVRQGLKAYSSWPTYPQLYVSGELIGGLDIIKELEASEELDTICPKAPKLEERLKVLTNKASVMLFMKGNKQEAKCGFSKQILEILNSTGVEYETFDILEDEEVRQGLKAYSNWPTYPQLYVKGELVGGLDIVKELKENGELLPILRGEN; encoded by the exons ATGCTGTTTATGAAAGGAACTCCTCAAGAACCACGCTGTG GTTTCAGCAAGCAGATGGTGGAAATTCTTCACAAACATAATATTCAGTTTAGCAGTTTTGATATCTTCTCAGATGAAGAGGTTCGACAGGGACTCAAAGCCTATTCCAGTTGGCCTACCTATCCTCAGCTCTATGTTTCTGGAGAGCTCATAGGAGGACTTGATATAATTAAG GAGCTAGAAGCATCTGAAGAACTAGATACAATTTGTCCCAAAGCTCCCAAATTAGAGGAAAG GCTCAAAGTGCTGACAAATAAAGCTTCTGTGATGCTCTTtatgaaaggaaacaaacag gaaGCAAAATGTGGATTCAGcaaacaaattctggaaataCTAAATAGTACTGG TGTTGAATATGAAACATTCGATATATTGGAGGATGAAGAA GTTCGGCAAGGATTAAAAGCTTACTCAAATTGGCCAACATACCCTCAGCTGTATGTGAAaggggagctggtgggaggaTTGGATATTGTGAAG gaactgAAAGAAAATGGTGAATTGCTGCCTATACTGAgaggagaaaattaa